A genomic segment from Alteribacillus bidgolensis encodes:
- a CDS encoding glutamate synthase subunit beta, which produces MGKPTGFMEYTREAPPKKDPLARVKNWQEFQIVMPEEKLQEQGARCMDCAIPFCQAGTTMEGSDEIGCPVYNLIPEWNDLVYRGKWKEALERLHKTNNFPEFTGRVCPAPCEGSCTVALNDDPVTIKSIEFHIVEKGFKEGWIKASPPKKRTGKHVAVIGSGPAGLAAAAQLNKAGHHVTVFEKDDRIGGLLTYGIPDVKLPYHIVERRLTLLEEEGVKFVTNTEIGKNYSTEELNKNFDSVILCTGAQVHRDVPAEGRGLDGIHYAMDFLRPNTKSLLDSEHKDGNYISAEGKNIIVIGGGDTGVDCITTSLRHGCNSLVQFDIHPEKDSTRDENNPWPLYPQVYTQEEGHKEAEAVFGNDPRAYKVMTKKFVGDENGRVKELHTIEVDTVYENGKKIRKEIPGTERVWKADLVFLAIGFTGPEQEPLKQMEIETDERSNVKAEYGKYSTNKEGVFAAGDSRRGQSLVVWAIHEGREAARECDKYLMGTTNLT; this is translated from the coding sequence GTGGGGAAACCAACAGGTTTTATGGAATATACAAGGGAAGCTCCTCCTAAAAAAGATCCACTTGCCCGAGTGAAGAATTGGCAGGAGTTTCAAATAGTTATGCCTGAAGAAAAACTGCAGGAACAGGGAGCGCGTTGTATGGACTGCGCGATACCTTTTTGCCAGGCAGGCACAACAATGGAAGGTTCAGATGAAATTGGCTGCCCGGTTTATAATCTTATCCCTGAGTGGAATGATTTAGTTTACCGTGGAAAATGGAAAGAAGCATTAGAACGTCTTCACAAAACTAACAACTTTCCAGAGTTTACAGGCCGTGTTTGCCCGGCACCTTGTGAAGGATCTTGCACCGTTGCATTAAATGACGACCCTGTTACTATTAAATCGATCGAATTTCATATTGTAGAAAAAGGATTTAAAGAAGGGTGGATTAAAGCCTCCCCTCCTAAAAAGCGAACGGGAAAACATGTTGCTGTAATAGGGTCAGGTCCAGCAGGTCTTGCCGCAGCAGCACAGTTAAATAAAGCGGGCCATCATGTTACTGTATTTGAGAAAGATGATCGAATCGGTGGTTTGCTCACTTACGGTATACCAGATGTAAAGCTCCCTTATCATATTGTTGAACGCCGTTTAACGCTTTTAGAAGAAGAAGGCGTGAAATTTGTAACGAACACAGAGATAGGTAAAAATTATTCTACAGAAGAATTGAATAAAAATTTCGATTCCGTTATTCTTTGTACTGGAGCCCAGGTTCACCGCGATGTTCCGGCGGAAGGAAGAGGTCTTGACGGCATTCATTATGCAATGGATTTTCTACGTCCTAATACAAAATCTTTGTTAGACTCCGAGCATAAAGATGGTAATTATATTTCTGCCGAAGGTAAAAATATTATTGTTATAGGCGGGGGTGATACTGGAGTTGACTGTATTACTACCTCATTAAGACACGGATGTAATTCACTTGTTCAATTTGATATTCATCCGGAAAAAGACAGCACACGTGATGAGAATAACCCATGGCCGCTTTACCCTCAAGTGTACACACAAGAAGAGGGGCATAAAGAAGCAGAAGCTGTTTTTGGGAATGATCCGCGTGCGTATAAAGTGATGACTAAAAAATTCGTAGGGGACGAAAATGGACGAGTTAAAGAACTTCATACTATTGAAGTAGACACAGTATATGAAAACGGGAAAAAGATTAGAAAAGAAATTCCTGGAACGGAAAGAGTATGGAAAGCAGATCTTGTATTTCTTGCTATTGGGTTTACAGGTCCGGAACAAGAACCGCTCAAGCAAATGGAAATTGAAACAGATGAAAGAAGCAATGTGAAAGCAGAGTATGGAAAATATTCTACTAATAAAGAAGGCGTTTTTGCTGCTGGAGATAGCAGAAGAGGACAAAGTTTGGTTGTTTGGGCTATTCATGAAGGCAGAGAAGCTGCCAGAGAATGTGATAAATACCTGATGGGAACAACAAATTTAACTTAA
- the kapB gene encoding sporulation phosphorelay system protein KapB, with protein MAENNIVKAPYKTGLYVGEILKEKENKRLIKVIAVLKHPKQGDLHNPNQVEVPLFHERKALAENEKVWVPASVLNDYEESIPSYEKSLKMAVETMVQDLHNKKDPYSQKALETLNNVSKDYPITIHI; from the coding sequence ATGGCTGAAAACAACATAGTAAAGGCCCCATATAAAACGGGCCTTTATGTAGGGGAAATTTTGAAAGAAAAGGAGAATAAAAGACTGATAAAAGTTATAGCTGTTTTAAAGCATCCTAAGCAAGGTGATCTCCATAACCCAAATCAAGTAGAAGTACCGTTGTTTCATGAACGAAAAGCTTTGGCGGAAAATGAAAAGGTTTGGGTGCCTGCATCTGTTTTAAACGATTATGAAGAAAGTATCCCATCATACGAAAAATCTTTGAAAATGGCGGTAGAGACTATGGTACAAGACCTCCATAATAAAAAAGACCCTTATTCGCAAAAGGCACTGGAAACTTTAAATAATGTTTCTAAAGATTATCCGATTACGATTCATATTTAG
- a CDS encoding PucR family transcriptional regulator, translating to MFTVKDVLQLPIMQQANLATEAKSRLQTPVDWVSIIEMPVENFVRKNEFVLSAGIGCEEDENKLLTFTKEVMEAEAAALVIATGRYITNLPEKVIQFCEEHGFPLIELPWEVRFADVSHAISTALHQKERSLVEYSDKVRKEMLEIILKGEGIAKIASYLGKSLHMPVVITDRRGIVKSKSKSAKALEEKWNAHLLTHGDPLYFQHDESNETISLPNNMHWIHTDTVTILQLAIQSAREVQGFLLLEWPEHLQEDDVFSEQILILLEHAVTSSALCFLHDQAALETEMRLKDDFVWSLAKGKFDSTDTALSRAKSLGYNLKIPYLCLIAKPENLSILYDQEPFGNMSFENWLKQLGDMLEEEVYHTGRTMHLKTMSTFQKEELIIYVELLSEKSIETAFPFIELLQYRLTQKYPRLVVSWGIAKTFGKDSFHTGFQEAYSALDIGRRQKGEGYISTYADTRFDRALLALAENEELRKITDIIIAPLQKYSRERNIDLVHTFMVYNRHRGNVSQTARELNLHRQSLLYRLRKIETLTGCSLDNSDDTFLIDLSIRLHTISAQNDPGTIAH from the coding sequence ATGTTTACAGTAAAAGATGTCCTGCAGCTACCTATAATGCAGCAAGCCAATCTGGCCACAGAAGCCAAATCTCGATTACAAACCCCAGTGGATTGGGTATCAATTATTGAAATGCCAGTAGAAAATTTTGTAAGAAAAAATGAATTTGTGCTTTCTGCGGGTATAGGCTGTGAAGAAGATGAAAATAAATTATTGACTTTTACAAAAGAAGTTATGGAAGCTGAAGCAGCAGCACTCGTTATCGCTACCGGCCGATATATTACTAACCTTCCTGAAAAAGTCATTCAATTTTGTGAAGAACACGGCTTCCCATTAATTGAACTTCCCTGGGAAGTCCGGTTTGCCGATGTCAGTCACGCCATATCTACTGCCCTGCACCAGAAAGAAAGAAGTTTAGTTGAGTATTCAGATAAAGTTCGCAAAGAAATGCTTGAAATTATTTTAAAAGGGGAAGGGATTGCCAAAATCGCTTCTTATCTTGGCAAATCACTCCATATGCCTGTAGTGATAACAGATCGAAGAGGTATTGTAAAAAGTAAAAGTAAAAGCGCTAAAGCTTTAGAAGAAAAATGGAATGCTCATTTGCTTACTCATGGTGACCCTTTATATTTCCAGCACGATGAAAGTAATGAAACCATTTCACTTCCTAATAATATGCATTGGATTCACACCGATACTGTTACTATTTTGCAGCTAGCTATACAAAGTGCAAGAGAGGTACAAGGTTTTCTATTATTAGAATGGCCAGAACATTTACAAGAAGATGATGTCTTTTCTGAACAAATTTTAATATTACTTGAACATGCTGTAACTTCTTCTGCCCTATGTTTTTTGCATGACCAGGCTGCTTTAGAAACGGAAATGAGATTAAAAGATGATTTTGTATGGAGTTTAGCAAAGGGGAAATTTGACTCCACTGATACAGCCCTTTCAAGAGCAAAATCGTTAGGCTATAATTTAAAAATTCCCTACTTATGTTTAATTGCAAAGCCAGAAAACCTTTCCATCCTTTATGACCAAGAACCTTTTGGAAATATGTCGTTTGAAAATTGGCTGAAGCAGCTGGGGGATATGCTTGAAGAAGAAGTGTATCATACTGGCAGAACAATGCATTTAAAAACCATGTCCACTTTTCAAAAAGAAGAACTTATTATTTACGTAGAACTGCTTTCTGAAAAAAGTATTGAAACGGCATTTCCATTTATAGAATTATTGCAATACCGGTTGACTCAAAAATATCCGCGCCTTGTTGTTTCTTGGGGGATCGCTAAAACTTTTGGTAAAGATTCATTTCACACCGGTTTTCAAGAAGCTTATTCTGCATTGGATATTGGAAGAAGACAAAAAGGGGAAGGCTATATCAGCACGTATGCTGATACTCGATTTGATCGGGCTTTATTAGCTTTAGCAGAAAATGAGGAACTTCGAAAAATTACCGATATTATTATTGCGCCTTTGCAAAAATATTCACGTGAACGAAACATCGATTTAGTCCACACGTTTATGGTTTATAACCGGCACAGGGGTAATGTGAGTCAAACAGCACGAGAACTTAATTTACACCGGCAATCCTTACTATACAGACTTCGTAAAATTGAAACATTGACAGGATGCAGCCTTGATAATTCAGACGATACATTCCTAATAGATTTATCCATCCGGCTTCATACGATTAGCGCACAAAACGATCCTGGGACAATTGCACATTAA